A genomic region of Papaver somniferum cultivar HN1 chromosome 7, ASM357369v1, whole genome shotgun sequence contains the following coding sequences:
- the LOC113297533 gene encoding RNA polymerase sigma factor sigA-like yields MMATTAVIGLSAGKGLLGSSFYYSDITEKLYNVHEHGLTQYHQVASGKTSLIFAKKTSDSFGPNFPSNRHTQSINALTEHLESSSVPSITDEFWGSPDFLEEEDETDTQSSSSLEAILLLQKSMLEKQWNLSFERKRTVVVPGEESNKNIEVARSGISARERRISTRNKNHVSNLKVLRRKKQIGPELLHNRLQGYVKGVVSEELLTHTEVVHLSLKIKAGLSLEDHKSRLKERLGYEPSDEQLATSMRIPRVELQAVLMECSLAREKLAMSNVRLVMYIAQKYDHMGAELADLVQGGLIGLLRGIEKFDSTKGFKISTYVYWWIRQGVSRALMENSRTLRLPSHLHERLSLIRNAKIRLEENGITPSVDRIAECLNMSKKKVTNATEAVSKIFSLDREAFPSINGLPGETLHSYITDTCLENNPWHGVDEWSLQEEVNNLISTTLGTREQDIIRLYYGLDKECLTWEDISRRIELSRERVRQVGLVALEKLKTAARKRKLEAMLVKH; encoded by the exons ATGATGGCAACAACTGCAGTTATTGGGTTAAGTGCAGGAAAAGGTCTTTTGGGTTCTTCATTCTATTATTCTGATATCACCGAAAAACTATATAATGTCCATGAGCATGGGTTAACACAGTATCATCAAGTAGCTTCAGGGAAGACTAGCTTAATATTTGCAAAGAAGACTTCGGATAGTTTTGGTCCTAATTTTCCATCTAATCGACATACCCAATCCATAAATGCTCTTACAGAACATTTGGAATCTTCCTCTGTACCTTCAATTACAGATGAATTTTGGGGATCGCCTGATTTCttagaagaagaggatgaaactgATACTCAGTCTAGCTCTTCCCTGGAGGCTATTCTCTTACTTCAGAAGTCCATGCTGGAAAAGCAATGGAACCTTTCTTTCGAGAGGAAAAGAACCGTGGTTGTGCCAGGAGAAGAAAGTAACAAGAATATAGAGGTTGCCCGTTCAGGTATATCTGCTCGGGAGCGACGGATTAGTACAAGGAATAAAAATCATGTTTCTAATTTAAAGGTTTTAAGAAGGAAGAAACAAATCGGTCCAGAGTTGCTACATAACAGGTTGCAAGGTTATGTTAAGGGCGTCGTAAGCGAAGAATTACTCACCCATACAGAAGTTGTACACCTTTCATTGAAAATCAAGGCCGGTCTTTCCTTGGAGGATCATAAGTCAAG GTTGAAGGAACGATTAGGATATGAGCCCTCTGATGAACAGTTAGCAACTTCCATGAGGATACCACGTGTGGAATTACAAGCAGTACTGATGGAATGTTCTTTGGCAAGAGAGAAGCTAGCAATGAGCAATGTACGTTTAGTCATGTATATTGCTCAAAAATATGATCACATGGGTGCTGAACTGGCTGACCTTGTTCAG GGTGGTTTGATTGGATTACTTCGTGGTATCGAGAAATTTGACTCTACCAAAGGGTTCAAAATCTCAACTTATGTGTATTGGTGGATACGTCAG GGTGTTTCAAGAGCGTTAATGGAGAACTCAAGAACTCTAAGATTGCCTAGTCATTTGCATGAGAGGTTAAGCTTAATCCGTAATGCAAAAATCCGATTGGAGGAGAATGGAATAACCCCATCAGTAGAT AGAATTGCAGAATGCTTGAACATGTCCAAGAAAAAAGTTACAAATGCTACAGAG GCGGTCAGTAAGATCTTTTCACTTGATAGAGAAGCATTTCCCTCAATCAATGGTCTTCCAGGGGAAACACTTCACAGT TACATCACAGATACTTGTCTTGAGAACAATCCATGGCATGGAGTAGATGAATGGTCACTCCAG GAAGAAGTTAACAATCTCATCAGCACAACACTTGGGACACGTGAGCAAGATATCATACGCCTTTACTATGGCCTGGATAAAGAGTGTCTGACATGGGAAGATATTAGCAGACG GATTGAATTATCAAGAGAGAGAGTAAGGCAAGTGGGGCTTGTTGCATTGGAGAAGCTAAAAACtgcagcaaggaaaagaaaactCGAAGCTATGCTGGTTAAGCACTGA